Proteins encoded within one genomic window of Streptomyces kaniharaensis:
- a CDS encoding putative bifunctional diguanylate cyclase/phosphodiesterase translates to MNDTPVSGSAEGFHEDWARLLSGDHGVAVHPGLLGRLVASTAALLHRAQQEEPFEPHLAAQAGAELVDAHFTDPVVLARAVELLHAQPVGDDRGPVLTGAFAAGWAAALRERTLREQEAIRAAADVARKEAERALRASEARFRALFESAAIGIGIGDTDGNILAVNKALQELFGARPEDMVGRRVGDLVHPEDTPGVWEAYEDLISGRRDYFQFDKPYYRHDGEVVWTHLTVSLIRDDYGRPQYQVAMLEDITDRYRLQERLRHQANHDPLTGLPNRAAFFERLEKLFEEPEPGARFGLCYVDLDGFKVVNDSLGHETGDQLLSAVAARLKAALTPLGHLVARLGGDEFVVLLENCRGEQEAVAAAKTVLKALAGPVLIGDHKLAVGASVGVLERRVSTTTPGAAVRAADLTLYRAKEAGRGRWTLFDPKENARAVSRYAVSVRMPAALDRGEFFIDYQPLYALADGRLAAVEALVRWRHPQLGVLGPDEFVATAEETGLIMPLGRWVLEQACGQAADWIKRFGDNAPQLNVNLAVRQARSAALVADLGRILDATGLDPARLQLEITESTVVGPEDEALRTLHGLVDLGVSLAVDDFGTGWSNLAYLRDLPVSGLKIAGSFVGDLHDPAKDESTGWRIVSGLVSMAHALGLTVTAEGVETRKDAERLRTIGCDWAQGWHFGRPVRPGEIARRIAEEPGGRPVES, encoded by the coding sequence ATGAACGACACCCCCGTGTCCGGCAGCGCCGAAGGGTTCCACGAGGACTGGGCGCGGCTGCTCTCCGGCGACCACGGCGTCGCGGTCCACCCCGGCCTGCTCGGCCGGCTGGTGGCCAGCACCGCCGCGCTGCTCCACCGCGCCCAGCAGGAGGAGCCGTTCGAGCCGCATCTGGCCGCCCAGGCCGGCGCCGAGCTGGTGGACGCGCACTTCACCGACCCGGTCGTGCTGGCCCGGGCGGTCGAGCTGCTCCACGCCCAGCCGGTCGGCGACGACCGCGGCCCCGTCCTGACCGGCGCCTTCGCGGCCGGCTGGGCGGCGGCCCTGCGCGAGCGCACCCTGCGTGAGCAGGAGGCGATCCGGGCCGCCGCGGACGTCGCCCGCAAGGAGGCCGAGCGGGCGCTGCGCGCCTCCGAGGCCCGGTTCCGCGCGCTGTTCGAGAGCGCGGCGATCGGCATCGGCATCGGTGACACCGACGGCAACATCCTGGCCGTCAACAAGGCGCTCCAGGAGCTGTTCGGCGCCCGCCCGGAGGACATGGTGGGCCGCCGGGTCGGCGACCTCGTCCACCCGGAGGACACCCCGGGCGTGTGGGAGGCGTACGAGGACCTGATCAGCGGCCGGCGGGACTACTTCCAGTTCGACAAGCCGTACTACCGGCATGACGGCGAGGTGGTCTGGACCCACCTGACGGTCTCGCTGATCCGCGATGACTACGGCAGGCCGCAGTACCAGGTTGCGATGCTGGAGGACATCACCGACCGTTACCGGCTCCAGGAGCGGCTGCGCCACCAGGCCAACCACGACCCGCTGACCGGCCTGCCGAACCGGGCGGCCTTCTTCGAGCGGCTGGAGAAGCTGTTCGAGGAGCCGGAGCCGGGCGCCCGGTTCGGCCTGTGCTACGTCGACCTCGACGGCTTCAAGGTGGTCAACGACAGCCTCGGCCACGAGACCGGCGACCAGCTGCTGTCCGCCGTCGCCGCCCGGCTGAAGGCCGCGCTCACCCCGCTCGGCCACCTGGTCGCCCGGCTCGGCGGCGACGAGTTCGTCGTGCTGCTGGAGAACTGCCGGGGCGAGCAGGAGGCGGTGGCCGCCGCGAAGACCGTGCTCAAGGCGCTGGCCGGCCCGGTGCTGATCGGCGATCACAAGCTCGCCGTGGGCGCCAGCGTCGGCGTGCTGGAGCGGCGCGTGTCGACCACCACCCCGGGCGCCGCCGTCCGGGCCGCTGACCTGACGCTGTACCGGGCCAAGGAGGCGGGCCGGGGCCGCTGGACGCTGTTCGACCCCAAGGAGAACGCCCGCGCGGTCAGCCGCTACGCGGTGTCGGTGCGGATGCCCGCCGCCCTCGACCGCGGCGAGTTCTTCATCGACTACCAGCCGCTTTACGCGCTCGCCGACGGCCGGCTCGCCGCCGTGGAGGCGCTGGTGCGCTGGCGCCACCCGCAGCTCGGCGTGCTCGGCCCGGACGAGTTCGTGGCCACCGCCGAGGAGACCGGGCTGATCATGCCGCTCGGCCGCTGGGTGCTGGAGCAGGCCTGCGGCCAGGCCGCCGACTGGATCAAGCGGTTCGGCGACAACGCGCCCCAACTGAACGTCAACCTGGCGGTCCGTCAGGCCCGCAGCGCGGCACTGGTCGCCGACCTCGGCCGGATCCTCGACGCGACCGGCCTCGACCCGGCCCGGCTCCAGCTGGAGATCACCGAGTCCACCGTCGTCGGGCCCGAGGACGAGGCGCTGCGCACCCTGCACGGGCTGGTCGACCTCGGCGTCTCGCTCGCCGTGGACGACTTCGGCACCGGCTGGTCCAACCTCGCCTACCTGCGCGACCTGCCGGTCTCCGGCCTGAAGATCGCCGGGTCCTTCGTGGGCGATCTGCACGATCCGGCCAAGGACGAGTCCACCGGCTGGCGGATCGTCAGCGGCCTGGTGTCGATGGCGCACGCGCTCGGGCTGACCGTCACCGCCGAAGGCGTGGAGACCCGGAAGGACGCCGAGCGGTTGCGCACCATCGGCTGCGACTGGGCGCAGGGTTGGCACTTCGGCCGCCCGGTGCGGCCGGGTGAGATCGCCCGTCGGATCGCCGAGGAGCCGGGCGGGCGGCCGGTCGAGAGCTGA
- a CDS encoding glycosyltransferase: protein MNGYDRRTAAACSRPAARDSLYTPVRVVELDLDEPSELRSPGGFGAVDPDGRVLALVRLHGHPLGLVTATGAAGDGATLSRALVDAAHRELYVPALSTATPAARPGRVGRARVPADPPLVSVIVPTRDRSAMLPRCLDALLATDYPHVEVILVDNAPATDATEVLVRSRYGDRVRYVREPLPGGSRARNRGLAHARGAICAFTDDDTIADPHWVTAVVEAFQSDERIGCVTGLVVPAELETEAQLLLEEYSGPGRGFTARAWSLEALEDPLVQFSVGWFGLGANMAFRTDVLREVGGFDPATGPGTPSKGGEDLLAFQQVLSAGHTVAYQPDALIWHRHRRTMDDLNVQVRGFGVGFGAYLAASIAHQPRQLADLLRLLPYGVWRWHRSHRLGSRAALPERSALRGLRRMERRGLLYGPFCYLFTVWQQRHARIGG from the coding sequence ATGAATGGCTACGACCGGCGCACCGCAGCTGCCTGTTCGCGCCCTGCCGCCCGCGACTCGCTCTACACCCCCGTCAGGGTCGTCGAACTGGACCTGGACGAGCCGAGCGAGCTGCGCTCGCCCGGTGGCTTCGGCGCCGTCGACCCGGACGGACGCGTGTTGGCGTTGGTGCGGCTGCACGGACACCCGCTCGGCTTGGTCACGGCCACCGGAGCAGCAGGCGACGGTGCCACGCTGAGCCGGGCGCTGGTCGACGCCGCCCACCGGGAACTGTACGTTCCCGCCCTGTCCACCGCGACACCCGCGGCGCGTCCTGGTCGGGTCGGCCGCGCCCGGGTGCCTGCGGATCCGCCGCTGGTCAGCGTCATCGTGCCGACCCGTGACCGGTCCGCGATGCTGCCGCGCTGCCTGGACGCCCTGCTGGCGACCGACTACCCGCACGTCGAGGTGATCCTCGTGGACAACGCGCCCGCGACCGACGCCACCGAGGTGCTGGTCCGGTCCCGGTACGGGGACCGCGTCCGGTACGTGCGCGAGCCGCTGCCCGGCGGCTCGCGGGCCCGCAACCGCGGCCTCGCCCACGCCCGCGGCGCGATCTGCGCCTTCACGGACGACGACACCATCGCCGATCCCCACTGGGTGACGGCCGTGGTGGAGGCGTTCCAGTCCGACGAGCGGATCGGCTGCGTGACGGGCCTGGTGGTGCCCGCCGAGCTGGAGACCGAGGCACAGCTCCTGCTGGAGGAGTACAGCGGCCCCGGCCGGGGCTTCACCGCCCGCGCCTGGTCGCTGGAAGCCCTGGAGGACCCGCTGGTCCAGTTCTCGGTCGGCTGGTTCGGGCTGGGCGCCAACATGGCGTTCCGCACCGACGTGCTGAGGGAGGTCGGCGGCTTCGATCCGGCGACCGGCCCCGGCACACCGTCCAAGGGCGGGGAGGACCTGCTGGCCTTCCAGCAGGTGCTGTCCGCGGGGCACACGGTGGCCTACCAGCCCGACGCCCTGATCTGGCACCGCCACCGGCGGACCATGGACGACCTCAACGTCCAGGTGCGAGGCTTCGGCGTCGGCTTCGGCGCCTACCTGGCCGCCTCCATCGCCCACCAGCCACGCCAGCTCGCCGACCTCCTGCGGCTCCTGCCCTACGGCGTCTGGCGGTGGCACCGGAGCCACCGGCTCGGCTCCCGCGCGGCCCTGCCCGAGCGGAGCGCCCTGCGGGGCCTGCGACGGATGGAACGCCGGGGCCTGCTGTACGGGCCGTTCTGCTACCTGTTCACCGTCTGGCAACAACGGCACGCCCGGATCGGAGGTTAG
- a CDS encoding SAM-dependent methyltransferase, whose product MRRPSWVPEGTDLDKPNAARVYDYYLGGSHNFEVDRQMARKAIALWPELPQIMRSNRAFLRRAVTFLAERGVTRFLDIGSGIPTFGAVHEIARAIHPESQVVYVDRDPVAVAHSRLMLEGDPGSAVVQADLRDVEDLMGRPEVTELLAAGEPVGVLLVAVAHFVSDDEDPWKLIATIRDALPSGSALVLSHASLEGRPDQAEDHQKLYRMTPTPLTMRTHEQITAMFDGFELVEPGVVYLPQWRPDLPETVGTHPERMTGVAGVGFRS is encoded by the coding sequence ATGCGGCGACCGAGCTGGGTACCGGAGGGCACGGACCTGGACAAACCGAACGCCGCGCGGGTCTACGACTACTACCTCGGAGGCTCGCACAACTTCGAGGTGGACCGGCAGATGGCCCGCAAGGCGATCGCCCTGTGGCCGGAGCTGCCCCAGATCATGCGCTCCAACCGGGCCTTCCTGCGCCGTGCGGTGACCTTCCTCGCCGAGCGCGGCGTCACCCGCTTCCTGGACATCGGCTCCGGCATCCCGACCTTCGGGGCCGTGCACGAGATCGCCCGGGCGATCCACCCCGAGTCGCAGGTCGTGTACGTCGACCGCGACCCGGTGGCCGTCGCGCACAGCCGCCTGATGCTGGAGGGCGACCCGGGCAGCGCCGTCGTCCAGGCCGACCTGCGCGACGTCGAGGACCTGATGGGCCGGCCCGAGGTGACCGAGCTGCTGGCGGCGGGCGAGCCGGTGGGCGTCCTGCTGGTGGCCGTCGCCCACTTCGTCAGCGACGACGAGGACCCGTGGAAGCTGATCGCGACGATCCGCGACGCGCTCCCGAGCGGCAGCGCCCTGGTCCTCTCGCACGCCTCCCTGGAAGGCCGCCCCGACCAGGCGGAGGACCACCAGAAGCTGTACCGGATGACGCCGACCCCGCTGACCATGCGGACCCACGAGCAGATCACCGCCATGTTCGACGGCTTCGAGCTGGTCGAACCGGGCGTGGTCTACCTGCCGCAGTGGCGGCCGGACCTGCCGGAGACGGTCGGCACGCACCCCGAGCGGATGACCGGGGTGGCGGGCGTGGGGTTCCGCTCTTGA
- a CDS encoding glycosyltransferase family 2 protein, translating to MSTTLPPTAVSHPHQLPQAPQDTHPHRRASDRVTDRRPMRRAEDRVTTRHTVSLVIPAHNEARNIPWVFEQIPRCVDEVILVDGASSDATVPMARHCLPTVRSVQQSGPGKGNALRTGFAAATGEYIVMMDADGSMWPGEIPHYLHFLDNGFDFVKGSRCIAGGGSLDFTRVRSLGNRVLLTLVNRLYKASLTDLCYGFCAFRRSFLEALDLRSSGFEIEAEMIAHALRSGLRIAEVPSLELPRRSGRSHLHAVSDGRRVLRTLITERPGARSSAATPAGEN from the coding sequence ATGAGCACCACCCTGCCTCCCACCGCCGTTTCGCACCCTCACCAGCTCCCGCAGGCCCCGCAGGACACCCACCCGCACCGCCGGGCCAGTGACCGGGTCACCGACCGACGACCGATGCGCCGGGCCGAGGACCGCGTCACCACCCGGCACACCGTCAGCCTGGTCATCCCGGCCCACAACGAGGCCCGCAACATCCCCTGGGTGTTCGAGCAGATCCCCCGGTGCGTCGACGAGGTCATCCTGGTCGACGGGGCGTCCAGCGACGCCACCGTTCCGATGGCCCGGCACTGCCTGCCGACCGTCCGCAGCGTCCAGCAGAGCGGGCCCGGCAAGGGCAACGCGCTGCGCACCGGATTCGCCGCCGCCACCGGCGAGTACATCGTGATGATGGACGCCGACGGCTCCATGTGGCCCGGCGAGATCCCGCACTACCTGCACTTCCTCGACAACGGCTTCGACTTCGTCAAGGGCTCCCGTTGCATCGCCGGTGGCGGCTCGCTGGACTTCACCAGGGTCCGCTCGCTCGGCAACCGCGTCCTGCTCACCCTCGTGAACCGCCTGTACAAGGCGAGCCTGACCGACCTGTGCTACGGCTTCTGCGCCTTCCGCCGCTCCTTCCTGGAAGCGCTCGATCTGCGCTCCTCGGGCTTCGAGATCGAGGCCGAGATGATCGCGCACGCGCTCCGATCGGGCCTGCGGATCGCCGAGGTGCCGAGCCTGGAACTTCCCCGCCGCAGTGGTCGCTCCCACCTCCACGCCGTCTCCGACGGCCGCCGGGTGCTGAGGACCCTGATCACCGAGCGTCCCGGCGCCCGGTCCTCGGCGGCCACTCCCGCGGGGGAGAACTGA
- a CDS encoding glycosyltransferase family 2 protein, whose product MPETIILPSAPVQVAELDLERPTALLRPGGDEVLLRSGRVLALIRRQGRPLGLVTAEAVPGDPDGLCRALVAEAYRRLDLADRDTVPPRPPADPPLVSVVVCTHNRVDLLPRALDALLGTAYPRIEVIVVDSAPANQATDLLVRLHYHGRVRYVREPVPGLARARNRGLAAARGEICAFADDDLILDAGWVPALVDGFRSDDRVGCVTGLVLPAELDTEAQIALERYAGYSKGFTARSWSLRDRSDDPLFPFATGRLGTGANMAFRTDVLRAIGGFDPATSTGTPAMGGEDLLSFLQVLAAGHKVAYRPDALVWHPHRRGMDSLTTQVFGFGVGFGAYLTAAVARQPRLLASLVPRVPRGIWQTLHRGDSVVGPRDPLMAHLRRRELLGLLYGPICYVRSARLQTRARAARP is encoded by the coding sequence ATGCCGGAGACGATCATCCTGCCGTCGGCCCCCGTCCAGGTGGCCGAGCTCGACCTGGAGCGGCCGACCGCACTGCTCCGGCCCGGGGGAGACGAGGTACTCCTCCGCAGTGGCCGGGTGCTGGCGCTGATCCGCCGGCAGGGCCGCCCGCTCGGCCTGGTCACGGCCGAGGCCGTACCGGGTGATCCGGACGGACTGTGCCGGGCCCTGGTCGCCGAGGCCTACCGCCGACTCGACCTGGCCGACCGGGACACCGTGCCACCGCGGCCACCGGCCGACCCCCCGCTCGTCAGCGTCGTCGTCTGCACGCACAACCGGGTGGATCTGCTGCCGCGGGCCCTGGACGCCCTGCTGGGCACCGCGTATCCGCGCATCGAGGTGATCGTGGTCGACAGCGCACCCGCGAACCAGGCCACGGACCTGCTGGTCCGGCTGCACTACCACGGCCGCGTCCGGTACGTGCGCGAGCCGGTGCCGGGCCTGGCCCGGGCCCGCAACCGCGGACTGGCCGCGGCGCGCGGCGAGATCTGCGCCTTCGCCGACGACGATCTCATCCTCGACGCGGGCTGGGTGCCCGCCCTCGTCGACGGTTTCCGGTCCGACGACCGAGTGGGCTGCGTGACCGGGCTGGTCCTGCCGGCCGAGCTGGACACCGAGGCGCAGATCGCGCTGGAGCGCTACGCCGGATACTCCAAGGGCTTCACCGCCCGCAGCTGGTCGCTGCGCGACCGGTCCGACGACCCGCTCTTCCCCTTCGCGACCGGCCGACTCGGCACCGGTGCCAACATGGCCTTCCGCACCGACGTGCTCCGCGCGATCGGCGGCTTCGACCCGGCGACGAGCACGGGCACCCCCGCGATGGGCGGGGAGGACCTGCTGTCCTTCCTCCAGGTGCTGGCCGCGGGGCACAAGGTGGCGTACCGGCCGGACGCGCTGGTCTGGCACCCCCACCGCCGCGGCATGGACTCCCTGACGACCCAGGTCTTCGGCTTCGGGGTCGGGTTCGGCGCCTACCTGACGGCTGCCGTGGCCCGCCAGCCGCGGCTGCTGGCCTCCCTCGTCCCCCGGGTGCCGCGCGGCATCTGGCAGACCCTGCACCGCGGCGATTCGGTCGTCGGCCCCCGCGACCCGCTGATGGCACACCTCAGGCGGCGGGAACTGCTCGGCCTGCTGTACGGTCCGATCTGCTACGTCCGCAGCGCTCGGCTGCAAACCCGGGCCAGGGCGGCGAGGCCGTGA